A DNA window from Christiangramia salexigens contains the following coding sequences:
- a CDS encoding cytochrome ubiquinol oxidase subunit I — translation MENLDFARLQMAFTLGFHIIFACIGMVMPFFMVVSHKKWLNTRKPHYLKLTKAWQRGVAIFFVTGAVSGTALSFELGMLWPEFMKHAGPVIGMPFSLEGAAFFVEAIALGFYLYGWKKLPETFHWITGIIIGISGVASGILVVSANAWMNSPAGFEVINGEFKNIDPVAALLNDAWFTQALHMTLAAFAATGFAVAGIHAFQILRNKKPELHKAAFKIAITFGGIGALLQPISGDLSAKDVAKRQPIKLAAMEAHYETMEKAPLYIGGIVDAEKKEVTNKIEIPGALSFLAFGDFDAEVKGLNDFPQDELPPVPIVHYAFQIMVGIGSLLMLAALIYFISLKKKKWLENRKFWWLFALISPLGFVAVEAGWVVTEVGRQPWIVYNIMKTKDAVTPMPGMEYSFYLYVSVYLILALTVAWLMNRQIKVLNRSIG, via the coding sequence ATGGAAAATTTAGATTTTGCCAGACTTCAAATGGCATTTACCCTCGGCTTTCATATAATTTTTGCTTGTATAGGTATGGTGATGCCTTTTTTTATGGTGGTTTCCCATAAGAAATGGCTTAATACAAGAAAGCCTCATTACTTAAAACTTACCAAAGCATGGCAAAGAGGTGTAGCAATATTTTTCGTGACCGGAGCTGTATCGGGTACGGCACTATCCTTTGAACTGGGTATGCTCTGGCCCGAATTTATGAAACATGCCGGTCCTGTTATTGGCATGCCTTTCTCTTTGGAAGGAGCAGCCTTCTTTGTTGAAGCAATTGCGCTTGGTTTTTATCTCTATGGATGGAAAAAACTACCTGAAACCTTTCACTGGATAACGGGTATCATCATTGGGATCTCCGGAGTGGCCTCAGGAATTCTTGTGGTTTCCGCAAATGCCTGGATGAATTCGCCTGCCGGTTTTGAGGTTATTAATGGTGAATTTAAAAATATAGATCCTGTAGCAGCGCTATTAAATGATGCATGGTTCACACAGGCACTGCATATGACGCTTGCCGCCTTCGCTGCCACCGGTTTTGCCGTAGCGGGTATTCATGCCTTTCAGATCTTACGGAATAAAAAACCTGAACTTCATAAAGCAGCTTTTAAGATTGCGATCACCTTTGGCGGTATTGGCGCTCTTCTTCAGCCAATAAGCGGTGATTTATCTGCAAAGGATGTGGCCAAAAGACAACCAATAAAACTGGCCGCAATGGAAGCCCATTATGAAACAATGGAAAAAGCTCCCCTATACATTGGCGGGATCGTGGACGCAGAAAAGAAAGAGGTCACCAACAAAATAGAAATTCCAGGAGCTTTGTCTTTCCTGGCGTTTGGAGATTTTGATGCTGAGGTTAAAGGACTTAACGATTTCCCTCAGGATGAACTGCCACCTGTACCGATAGTGCATTATGCATTTCAGATCATGGTAGGGATAGGCAGTTTATTAATGCTGGCAGCCCTAATTTATTTTATTAGTCTCAAAAAGAAAAAGTGGCTGGAAAACAGGAAGTTCTGGTGGTTATTCGCACTTATAAGTCCGCTGGGCTTTGTAGCCGTGGAAGCGGGCTGGGTAGTAACCGAGGTAGGCCGTCAACCCTGGATCGTTTATAATATCATGAAAACAAAGGACGCCGTAACACCTATGCCTGGGATGGAATACAGTTTCTATCTGTATGTGAGTGTTTATCTCATACTGGCGCTTACGGTAGCCTGGTTGATGAACCGGCAGATTAAAGTACTTAACAGATCAATTGGATAA
- a CDS encoding sulfite exporter TauE/SafE family protein encodes MDMLEILGYFGALLIGLVLGLIGGGGSILTVPVMVYLMSVNPVTATAYSLFVVGSSSLVGAGRNLQKGLVGFKTAIIFAIPAVIAVFSTRKFLVPAIPDNILTISGFTLTKDIGIMLFFAVLMLLASVSMIIDKEKMLSDSHINKPTNHILLAFLGIFTGLITGLVGAGGGFIIIPILVLMAGLSMKKAVGTSLLIIAINSLIGFLGDLGHLKIDWMFLLIFTGLSVIGIFLGVYLNKFIHGEKLKKGFGWFVLVMGIYIIWKELS; translated from the coding sequence ATGGACATGTTGGAAATTCTGGGTTATTTTGGTGCTTTGCTAATCGGTCTTGTTTTGGGCCTTATTGGTGGAGGAGGCTCCATTTTAACGGTTCCGGTGATGGTGTATCTAATGTCCGTTAATCCTGTTACAGCCACAGCTTATTCGCTTTTTGTGGTAGGGTCATCATCTCTGGTTGGAGCTGGTCGTAACCTTCAAAAAGGACTGGTAGGATTTAAAACGGCCATTATCTTTGCAATACCCGCCGTTATTGCTGTTTTTAGTACCCGTAAATTTCTGGTACCGGCCATTCCCGATAATATTCTTACGATCTCCGGTTTTACTCTTACTAAGGATATTGGAATCATGCTGTTCTTTGCGGTTCTTATGCTTTTAGCTTCTGTTTCTATGATCATAGATAAGGAGAAAATGTTGAGTGATTCACATATTAATAAACCTACGAACCATATTCTTTTAGCCTTTCTTGGTATTTTTACAGGACTTATCACCGGGCTCGTAGGTGCAGGTGGAGGTTTTATCATTATCCCAATCTTAGTGCTCATGGCAGGATTAAGTATGAAAAAAGCCGTGGGAACCTCTCTGCTTATCATTGCAATTAACTCCCTTATTGGCTTTTTGGGTGATCTTGGACATTTAAAAATAGACTGGATGTTCTTGCTCATCTTTACCGGGCTTTCGGTGATCGGGATATTCCTGGGAGTCTATCTTAATAAGTTCATTCATGGTGAAAAGTTAAAAAAAGGTTTCGGCTGGTTCGTGCTTGTTATGGGGATCTATATTATCTGGAAGGAACTTTCCTGA
- a CDS encoding Crp/Fnr family transcriptional regulator codes for MREELQEAYGFLFEKELIEEIHKVGTYKSVKANEKIIEIGDYVKGMPLLLQGAIKILREDSEGDELLLYFIERGDTCAMTLNCCLGKTKSEIRAVAETDTSFVMIPIEKMEEWTSQFKSWRNFVFDSYHSRLTEMLETIDAIAFLNMDARLMRYLQDKAKINKSEFIQNTHQQIAYDLHTSRVVISRLLKKLELDGKISLQRNQIEVKEL; via the coding sequence ATGCGAGAGGAATTGCAGGAAGCCTATGGCTTTCTATTCGAAAAGGAATTAATTGAAGAGATCCATAAGGTAGGTACCTATAAATCTGTTAAGGCTAATGAGAAGATCATAGAGATCGGCGATTACGTTAAAGGTATGCCTTTACTACTTCAGGGAGCAATTAAGATCTTAAGAGAAGATAGTGAGGGAGATGAGTTGCTTTTATATTTTATAGAACGCGGGGATACCTGTGCAATGACGCTCAACTGCTGCCTTGGAAAGACGAAGAGTGAGATCCGGGCTGTGGCCGAGACAGATACCTCATTTGTGATGATCCCTATAGAAAAAATGGAGGAGTGGACATCCCAATTTAAATCCTGGAGAAATTTTGTGTTCGATTCCTATCATTCCCGGCTTACCGAAATGCTGGAAACCATAGATGCGATCGCATTTCTTAATATGGATGCCCGCTTAATGCGCTACCTTCAGGATAAAGCCAAGATCAATAAAAGTGAATTCATTCAGAATACACATCAACAGATCGCTTACGATCTTCATACTTCCAGAGTGGTGATCTCAAGACTTTTAAAAAAGCTGGAATTGGATGGCAAGATCTCTCTTCAAAGAAATCAAATCGAAGTAAAAGAACTATAG